One genomic region from Schistocerca piceifrons isolate TAMUIC-IGC-003096 unplaced genomic scaffold, iqSchPice1.1 HiC_scaffold_2116, whole genome shotgun sequence encodes:
- the LOC124742021 gene encoding piggyBac transposable element-derived protein 4-like encodes CHGSAVIHVKTYLCVLSLYIIQLFVIMFRRGLSDAEIADLINHSDTLDNVESDSDDSECNGVFEEDEIDDSLSSDEDENDVEGVASNPAAVPYPKDSEWTAVDTYRPLPVNTTPRQILVDIDESSSVLDCSKVFLTDSDVNELKRQTNLYASQTIQKKRRGNNLKPHSVLSSWKPVTISEMRRFLGIIFHMCVSKKPKIADHWSTNPVLSCNFCPHVMSRLRFTQILSCLHLVDNSNQKKPGEDGFHPLYKVLPYYNNLKERCIQAYRPSEKVTIDEGICPFRGRVSFRVYMQNKPHKYGLKVYAVAEASSGYVVNFEVYAGKHIVDNSSSAVILRLLSDSSLLNKGHTVYLDRFYSSPELFQQLAEKGTGAVGTVNKSRKGLPKDLVSATLKKGEMSFRRKDNVLAMKWKDKRDVYTLSTRHQATFGTHTKRNGSVVLKPLQVLDYNLNKIGVDIGDQRLQYNPFQHRTVKWWRKLYFHLLLMGVSNAFWLYNAVHRKKITITDFITVLAVQLVEDDTLEFIPRNEGTVGRLTKRHFLQHIPATTKKYAARVCHVCSSRSKKQSGKASRKETRYECEQCGVALCLEPCFKIFHTKKQYDSV; translated from the exons attctgaatgcaatggtgtgtttgaag aagacgagattgatgacagtttgtcttcagatgaagacgagaatgatgttgaaggtgttgcttcaaatccagcagctgtgccgtatccgaaagacagtgagtggactgcagttgacacctaccgacctctgcctgtcaacacgacacccaggcagatactagtggatattgatgagtcgagttctgtactggattgcagtaaagtgttccttactgacagtgacgtaaatgaactcaagagacagacaaatttgtatgcatcacagacaatacagaagaaaagaagaggaaataatctgaagccccattcagttttgagttcgtggaagccagtgactataagtgagatgaggcgtttcttgggtattattttccacatgtgtgtttcgaaaaagcccaaaattgcggaccattggagcactaatcctgttcttagttgtaacttttgtccccatgtcatgagccgtttgcgtttcactcagatactgtcatgcttgcatcttgttgacaattcaaatcagaaaaaaccaggcgaagatggatttcatccactttacaaagttttgccatattataataatttgaaggagcgatgtatccaggcatatcgtccctcagaaaaagtgacaattgatgaaggaatttgcccatttcgaggtcgtgtgagtttccgtgtttacatgcaaaataagcctcataagtatggactgaaagtatatgctgttgctgaagccagtagtggctatgttgtaaattttgaagtttatgctggtaagcatattgttgacaattcttcgtctgcggttattttgcgattgttgtctgacagcagcttgctgaacaaaggccacactgtgtatttagatcgattttattccagtccagagctatttcagcaactggcagagaaaggcactggagctgttggtactgtgaacaaatccaggaaaggattgcctaaagatttagtatctgctacgctgaaaaagggcgaaatgtcttttcggcgtaaagataatgtattggcaatgaagtggaaagataagagagatgtgtatacattgtctacaaggcatcaagcaacatttggtacgcatactaagagaaatgggtctgtagtattgaaaccacttcaggtacttgattacaacctcaataaaattggagtggatattggagaccaacgcctgcagtacaatccgttccagcacagaactgtgaaatggtggcgaaaattatatttccatttgctgcttatgggagtatcaaatgcattttggctgtacaatgcagtgcacaggaagaaaattacaataacagactttataacagtgcttgcagttcagcttgttgaagacgacacacttgaattcattccaagaaatgaaggaactgtaggtcggctaacaaagagacattttttgcagcacatacctgcaactactaagaagtatgctgctcgtgtgtgtcacgtgtgcagttccaggagcaagaaacagagtggcaaggcttctcgcaaagagacacgatacgaatgtgaacagtgtggcgttgcactctgcctggaaccttgctttaaaattttccacactaaaaaacaatatgattctgtgtga